The genome window cTTCTCCTCCTTGctcacaaacctagtgaggtgcttaaagggaggaaatcgaccatcgtggtcttccttgtactctgaggcaacggacagccacctgtcctgcagcccaaatggaagtttgtccacgatttgtctaatcccggatggagtatctaggtatactagaccagctgagtagccatcttctttggcgccttgaatctccatgagtaaatctccgagttctcttaacttaatgtgatctttggccgACACCATAGGAATGTTTTCCAGATGttgatatagcgccgcttcaataatttcgggggccccatAGCCCTCCCAAAGTCTcccccatgctttgcttaaggctagctcaggtttgttgatgtacactgaatgtatgcgtctcacctgttcgcatgattcttttcccagccatttctccataagatccaactcttgggttgctctgagctggactccgtcgatagcattggtgaatgtggagtaccatgcacggtaattttcaggtttatcgtcaaactggtacagtcccgaagtgacgagatcccgtcgtgctaaatactgcatcatGGGATCAACTGTAAGTGGCATGCGGGCTGGGGAAATACGTTGGCgcgtatatgactgagggcgtacatttcttatggaatttgctgtcctgaattcgacctctgcatctcttctccccaaatcttgtaagtttggtgtcgagaagtatttgtcgtcagctctttcattcttggctTCACCGCGGAGTtgcgagggtaaattgtcttcctcgtatggatgtgatgcaatcgggcctctctgaggttcctcatgACATGGGATGTGAtcaaatacgtatggagaggaaggacaagccttcctgtctatttgagatcggacatagtcgcttgtgcattctaatctggtcctttctgaagtagatcttaTGTCGGCCAGATCATGcattccttcagcttcttctctgtactctgcttccaccttggcagcttcttctccttctagctgcagcacttctaactctgtcGATATCCTGGCcctttccaactggatttcggcttctctggcggccgcttccattttcaattttgctgctcGCTTGGCGTAGCCCACCCGCACATGGGCGGCATCTGCTTTAGCTCTTAGCTGggcggccttacttgatgatgccctactgcccctgcccctggcatcgacttgatgctggatcgagatgacattgcagcacttgaaacacctgataatgctgctttttcactgtaacgttctcgcTTGGGGGTGTAatggaaacgccgaattaaatgcCGAGataaactgtagtcaatgaaaacaaggtcgcagtaagattaaccatttactgttcactcttcacattaacgtatggtgaaaactgttgataaaacaatacaagattgatacagtatttgttcccttcttgatatcacatttacattgtaaatacttgtaaaagtaaactacaactacattgcattaaagtgcagcatacagtcagactcTACCTACGCCATGGACCGCTTTAactacacttcaacacaaactatccgcaactctttaactaacaaaaacgtaaaccttatcaaccgtcgatacttttaacgggatcggcgttaacattttaattcaacatatcgattatctattaacttacagcattgctctcactgtgatttctgatGCATACAAACGACTTCTTGTGCGAGTCTGTTTCTTGCTCTGGTCACCCTCgtgtgagcccccaccctcgcggtGATCCCAAACCgctattttcccacaagacgcgccgaaaccggatgtgatgtcatcgcatgccgaaatattttacaggcaatgaatatacgtTAAAccattctaattctaactagaaaatactaacaaatgaattactaagcataaatattataaactatataactgccataaaggcaacacactccctgcTTGACCTTcgcaaggtcacaatgaacataatacaaacttcagtctctaaatcagtccttaggtagaagtagaatgacttctgtaactggcctttggtaaattttggGGGCTTGTCAGCAGGGAGAAGTTTCCTCATCTCTCCACATGTACACCAAAAGTCAATGCCTACTCCGGGTCAACTTATCTGTGTGAAATTGCACTTTCacagatgaaaattattaaatctaagtacaggagctgtcttactGACAGACATCTCACCGACTGTCTCAGACTGGCTGTCTGTACTTATGAGCCAAATTTCAGGGAACTagcagaaagtattcagccctAGTCATCACACTGAGCGCAACAGTCAAtttttattcacttattttttgtgttaaaataaaattaaataatgaaacttAGAATTAAAGGTGTGAGATATTGtaatattcttaaagaaagagcgCTATGGCCTGTCTGATATGCTAGTTACAGTATTTTCTtggttgaattaatttgaaagtttgacaaatgcattttatataattaaaatacaattagcccaaataaaaggcctcaagttggaagtacaatGAGCTGTTATTTCTCTAAATCATTTAGTAGgtagatcttgcctttcactacggccgaggtaggggatcttgggcttaaaaaggttggtgacctctACCTGTACATCTTCGACTGTATGTCGCGAACACCGGAGGTTTCTGTACTGGTCCCGGCTGTTACCTGGTCGTTGgtatagtgaatctctggatagAACAGACATTGATACCGCGTAAAGTGGAGAGCCAAACTGGAACCAGATTTCAAGTTTTTCATATGCATTTATTCAGCACAATTCCAAGCAGGCTAGCACAATCAGTTTTATTTTCGAGTTCCAAGAGATCATTTTAAGCAAAACCCAGGAATTACATGAATCACTCGTACAGTTTACAGTATATGTGATTGTGGCATTTCCATTGTTATAAACAGCAGACGACAAAGATCATATTATCACAGAAGTAAACTACAATTGAATCTGCCCTTTTGTGGGGAAGGATGACCCCTGACCTGACAGACTTTCAGCCTGGTGTTTCAGCTGATCCATTGTTGGTCTGTGGTATCCCTACCTCTTTAAGCCGGGAAAATCCTCAGGATGGTGAAGATGCGTTATAGGAAGAGAAATAGTGGAGAGAAGTCTgacaggaccctgatcagaccatcaCGAGACTGCTTTGGCAGACACATGCCGGCCTGTCTCCAGACCCTGTCATCATTGGCTCAGACTGTGCTCACAGTGCCCTGACTACCTATAGGGGACAGTTGTGTGGGTTTTGGGGGAACCCTGGCCTAGGACTGTATTTGGCACTGGAGCCTCGCTGCCTTCCTCAAGGACAAGAGAGGGTGGCTGCGCTCGCTCGCCTTGAAAGCAGCCTCGGACCCAAACAGCTCTTGGGCTCCTGCTAAGGACAGAGCGGTGTTTTGGGGTAGCAGTGCTGAAGACAACACATACCTTTCCGAGTGACATTTGGCAAGCATTGTTGAATGTCCAGCGGGCAGGAGGGTGGAGGGAGGCAGCATTTATCAGGAGGGAAGCAGCTCCAGGAGTAGAGGCAGGGCTGACCTGGGCACGTCAGTCGGGATCTAGGGGGCGATGGGAAGAGATACCGGCGAGTATTGGTGAGGTTGGGGTGTGTCTCAAGAACAGTAGGGGAATTGCATGCAGCGTCCCAGCAAAGAGTGGGATTATACGGGGAGTACCAAAGGAATGAAATTTATGCTCGGTGAACGCACAGGGTGACGCCACTGTAGTTCTCCCAGAAATGGGTTCCACTAGGGAAGCTCCAGGAGCCCCACAGACCTTTCAAACGTCTGACTGCGTGGACAACATGTGGACCAGTGAGGTGGTCGGAGATAAACGTTGCCACATCTCTTGCATCACCCCAGTCGTTCTTTCCATCCATTAATTGCTCGATGTGGGTCTTGTCAATTGGCTGTGGGTCGCGGGAGTAGGAGACAACAATATTACAACCATTTTCCCTGAAAAAGTGAAAGCGGTTAGGACCAGAAACACAGTGATTGTCAAACCCACCGATATCGTTATAGACCCGCACTGACCAAGACATCCAATCATATTTATTTTCCAACTCCTTCAATACATAGGATGAAAACTCTTTGTTATCCTTCCCATTCTTTTCCTTCAAAAACTTGCTTACGTCCATCTCGGCCTGCTCTGCAAACTCCGTGATGCAGCGATCTACCATCGATTTCATTTCACGCTCGACGTTGGCCATTTTCTCGTTCCATTCCGCCCCCAGCGCCTTTACGTCGTTCCCGGTGAGATCTGCGTGACCCATCAGGGCGATTAGGCCGATACAGAAGAGCTCCTTCAGACGGGCGCAGAGACTCTCCATCAGGCGCCGGTCCCTCCGGCTGTGGCTCATGGCGGTGTCCAGGATCGATTTGGCAAAGATGCCAGTTGAACCCATCACACCGTCATAGAGAGTGTGGAGGTTCTGGTCGCTCTTGCTCGCGTTGAAGTGGCTGAGGAactcttccttttctttctcacgGAACTCTGGCGCTGCCTCAAGGATGTCCATGTACTTCCTGAACTGGTTCTTGATGTTTTCCTCAACGGCAAAATACTGGTTGTTCATCGTGCTGTTCTCGATCTCCTGAATGACTTCCGCTATCTTGTCAGAAATGATATCGAGCTGGTTCCTTATGGCTGCAAACTGCTCCTTCATGAAGGCCATCTCCGGACTATCCACATTACCCAGGGCTAGTTTAAGAATGGCTGCGGCCACCCCAACGAAAGGGCCCAACGCCCCGAGTACGGATGACAACTTCTCCGCAGATTCAAGCAATGCCGTCGCGGCCTGTGCGGCTTCAAATGTGGATTTGACCACCTCCAGGGCGTTCTCGGTTTCGGACATGGTTTGGACGCGCTCGGCTCTGTGGTGAGTTCCTTCTCTGGAATCTAAACAGAAAACAAGTTTCTTTCTTTATTGAAATACCCGCAATTTGTTCCCGGCGGTTGGTTTTGACTGCGGATATGTAAAGGAAGCAGGAATACAAACTACAAACTTCTgcgggatctcagcaggtcaaacagcatctgtggagtcaaAGGGACAGAAGGTTCTCGAACAGAAACGATGACCGTCGTTTGTGTCCACCAGGCAACATCTTGCATATAATTGTGTCTCTTCTTGTCCATCCCATCAATCCCCGGCCAATGTTGTCTCCAGACCAGaccccacccccaaccctcaCACGACCATAACTAGCTTCCACATATAACCTACAGCCTCTGTCTCACAACTCCAGTCCTATAACCTTGCCTCTTCTTACAGGCGATTCCCTTTCCACACTCCCTGTCCCAATGTAGGGTCACGACTACCGTTCACCCCTCACAGATGCGGTTTGATCCGAATACCGTTCACCCCTCACAGATGCGGTTTGATCCTAATACCATTTACCCCTCACAGATGCAGTTCAAATCCTAACtgcatccttctaaatctttcctgcaatatttCCAACCCAATGGCATATTTTCCCAAGGAAGCTAATCAACACTGAACGCGATTttccaaatgctgcctgaccaataacatagagtagtacagcacattacaggcccttcggcccacaatgttgtgctgaccaataACTTACACATCTGCAAAGAATCATTTCCGTCTCTGCTCAGTGCCCCGTCTGATGAAAGCCAACAGAAGAAAAGCCTTCCTCGTCACCCTCAACCTGTAACGCACTTCCGTTGGCGTTTACTCGTAGGTCCCTTTGTTCTTCAATACTCGCCTGGACCCCACCGGTTATCAGGCAAACTCCACCCTGATCTGTCTTCCGGAATATAACACCCGGCAGTTACTGGAGTTAAACTCAATTTCCAGTTTCCCCATCTTTCCTAGATACAGATCCAGCATTGTCCACCCACCACTGCCCACATCAGCCCGACACTGCCGGCTATGACAGAATCGAGCCAGTCCATCTTTATCATTCCAGTCTgtgggagggtggaatgtgcccCGATCTCCCCCTGTGATTACACGTGAGGGAAAGGTATTCAGGCTTCCCGTGGAGCCTTTTCCCGTTGATCTACCTTTACCAAccctcctcacaccccccacacacatacacactcatacactctttctctttcactctctctctctctcacacacagtcacattcataaactctctctctctcacacacacacactcatacacactctctcacacacatacactctctctctcacacacactcatacactctctcacacactctccctcacacacacactcatacacactctctctctcatacacacaaacttatacactccctcacacacacacacacacacacacacacacacacacacacacacacactcatacacactctctccctcacacacacactcatacacacacacatacacacactctctctcacacacacacacacacacacacacactcatacgcactctctctctctcacacacactcatacactctctcacacacactcatacacactctctctctcatacacacaaacttatacactccctcacacacacacacacacacacacacacacactcatacacactctctccctcacacacacactcatacacacacacatacacacactctctctcacacacacacacacacactcatacgcactctctctctctcacacacactcatacactctctcacacacactcatacacactctctcacacagacactcatacacactgtctcacacacattcatcctctctctcacacacacactcatactatCTTTCATACGCACACGCAcactcatactctctctctcacacacacacactcatacacactctctctcaaacacacacacacagtcacactcatactctctctctctccctcacacagacactcatccactctctctctcacacacactcatccactccctctcacacacacactcatccactctctcacacacacactcatccactccctctcacacacacactcatccactctctcacacacacactcatccactccctctcacacacacactcatccactctctcacacagacactcatccactctctctcacacacacactcattcactctctctcacacagaccctcATACACACTGTCTCACCCACattcatcctctctctctcacacacactcatactctctTTCATACGCACATGCACActcatagtctctctctctcacacacacacacacacacactcatacactctctctctcacacacacacacacacacactcatacactctctctctcacacacacacacacacacactcatacactctctctctcacacacacacacacacacacacacacacatacactctctagatagtatgaatggcagcgatgcttcactaccagatgatctcaacaccttctatgcccgtttgaaagggagaatataaccacAGCTGTgacgatccctgctgcacccggtgaccctgtTGATCTCTGTCTCACAGGCCAGtgtcaggctgtctttaaagagggtgaaccctcacagggcagaaggtcccgatggagtacctggtaaggctctgaaaacctgtgccaaccaactggcgggagtattcaaggatattttcaacctttcaatactatgggtggaagttcccaattgcttcaaaaaggcaacaattataccagtgcctaagaagaataatgtgaactgccttaatgactttTGGCTGGTAGCACTcatatcaacagtgatgaaatgctttgagaggttagtcatgactagactgaactcctgcctcagcaaggacctagacacattgcaatttgcctattgccccAATAGGTCAAAGGCAGATGTAATCGTAATGGCacttcacacggccttagaccacttggacaataaaaacacctatgtcaggatgcagttcatcgactgtagctcagcacttaataccatcattctcacaatcctgattgagaagttgcagaacctgggcctctgtacctacctctgctattggatcctcaacttcctaaccagaagaccataatctctgcagattggtgataatatgtCTGCCTtgctgatcaacactggcgcacctcaaagCTGTGTTCTTAGCcaactgctcttctctctctatgACTGTCTGGCTAGGCATACCTTcgataaatttgctaatgatacaaccattattggtagaatctcagatggaggtgagagggcgtacaggtgCGAGATATTCCAACTAGTGGGGTGGTGTTGCTGCAACAAATTGCACTCAatttcagtaagacaaaagagcttatcaggaagggtaagatgaaggaacacacaccagtcctcctagactctaggtgagagtgagcagcttcaagttcctgggtgtccaaATCTCtcagaatctaacctggtcccaacatatcgatgtagttacaaCGAAGGCAACACAGTGtctatacttcatttggagtttgaagagatttggtttgtcaacaaatacactcaaaaacttctatagatataccatggCGTCTACTCTGACatactgcatcactgtctaataTGGAGGTTGGGATGGGGGCGGACATTGCACTCgaacaaaagaagctgcagaagctgtaaatctagtcagctccatgtgggtacaagcctacaaagtacccaggacatctttagggggcggtgtctcagaaaaacagagtccattattaaggatctccagcacccagagcatgtccttttctcactgttaccatcaggcaagacgtacagaagcctgaaggcacacactcagtgattcagcaacagcttcttcccctctgccatcccatttctaaatggacattgaacttgtGAACACGaccttacttttttaatatatatcgattctgtttttgcacgatttttattCTAGTCAATACACATATACTGTAAATCGATTTATTAATtgattattactatttttttctaTATCATGTActgcgttgaactgctgctgccaagatACAGacgaatcgggagcaagttacaacttgtgattcagctgggagctcagagaattcgaccgtgtaggtaggatttaagcctacctggtcaatacctgtggaggaggggggaactgcgcaggcgcgagtgacgtcagcgtcgagcgcgcactttaaaaggcaggacttcttgtcagagcgggcggcggagtccgtggaagcagagtcctgggcttcggcgtaaggggacttcggcaagcctgtgtgattgctcgctgaggggaagaaggtaaggtcgctaggtgctttttaaacttattctattaatccagttcaggtatgggggagacagtcagagcagtggtgtgctccgtatgcagtatgtgggaggtcagggtcaacacagttgtccctgatgaccacacctgcaaaaggtgcgtccagctgcagctcctatcagaccgagttagggagttggagctggagctggatgaactacggatcattcgggaggtggaggcagagatagataggagttatcaggaggtagtcacaccaaaaaaccaagaagtaggcagatgggtgacggtccagagaggcagggggagcagacagagagagcagagcacccctgcggccattcccattaacaataagtataccgtactggatactgttgatggggatgacctaccaggaatgagttgtagtggtcctgcctctggcacagaggttgaaccctcaactagaaaggggaggagggaagagaagagagcgatagttttaggggactctatagttaggggggcagataggagattttgtggggcagatcaggagtctcggatggtatgttgcctccctggtgccagggtccgggacatctcagatcgggtgcaggctattcttgagaacgagggcatgaacccagatgtagtggtcgatgtaggtaaggtgagtgagggggtcctgcttagagagttcagggagttaggagtgaagctgaaaggcaggaactccagggtgacaatctcgggattgctacctgtgccacgtgcgagtgaggcgaagaatagaatgattatgcacattaatacgaggctgagagcatggtgcaggaaggaagggttcaggtttttggataattggtctttgttccagggacattgggatctgtttcgaagggacggtctacatctgaactggaggggtactaacattcttgcaggagtatttaccagtgctgctcgggggggtttaaactagatgtgcagggggcagggatccagatccagagggttggtcagaaggagcatggggttaaatgtgtacaaggtttgggtgatcttgagaaggtcatcaaaattcagggtgcaattagcccgatggaagttcaaggagctgggttaggtacagtagacagcgttttaagcaaagagaggaggaatgggctaagaattctatacttgaatgcacgtagtgtcagaaataagacagatgagcttgaagctcagatgaaaatggggaactacgatattgttgggataacggagacatggctgcaaggggatcaggcctgggaattgagtgtaccagggtatacgtgctatcgtagagacagaaatatgggaagagtgggtggggtggccctgttggtgaggaatgagattcagtccttagcaagaggtgacttgggaacaggggaagtagagtctgtgtggattgagctgaggaacagtaagggtaaaaagaccctaatgggtgttgtgtccAGGCCCcgaaacagtagcgtggatattgggtacaagttgattagggagttaacattggcatgtgctaaaggtaatgtagtcattatgggagatttcaacatgcaggtgaactgggagaatcaggtaggtgctggaccccaggatagggagtttgtggagtgtctaagggatgtatttttggaacagcttgtgcttgagccaaccaggaacgaggctattttggacttggtgatgtgtaatgaacaggaattgataagtgatcttgaagtaaaggagccattaggaagtagtgatcataacatgataagtttttatctacaatttgagagggataagggcagatcagaggtgtcagtgttgcaattaaatagaggagactacggagccatgagggaagagctggccaaagttaaatgggcggatgccctggcaggaaagacagtggatcagcagtggcagatattcttgggcataatacaaaagatgcaaaagcagttcattccaatgagaaggaaggattcaaagagagggaaggggccacagtggttgacaaaggaagtcagagattgtatagcattaaagaaaaagaagtatgacagggctaagatgagtgggaatacagatgattgggaaagttttaaggagcaacagatcttaactaaaaaagcaatacggagagaaaaaatcaggtatgagctcagtctagccaggaatataaaaggggatagcaaaagcttttttagctatgtgaagagaaagaagatagttaagaacaatgttggccccttgaagaatgaattgggagaaattgttatgtgaaacggaaatggcaacagaatttaatgcgtactttagatctgtcttcaccagggaggacacaagcaatctcccagatgtatggatgggccagggtcataagatatcagaggaattgagacagattgacattaggaaagaaactgtgatgagtagactggtaggactgaaggctaataaatccccgggtccagatggtctgcatccgagggttctaaaagaggtggctcaggaaattgtggatgcattggtaatcgttttccaatgttccttggattcaggatcagttcctgaaggttggagagtggctaatgttatcccacttttcaagaagggagggaaggagaaaacggagaactatcgccctgttagcctaacgtcagtcgtggggaagatgcttgagtccattattaaggatgaaatagtggcatatctagatggcagaaataggattaggccgagccagcatggatttaccaagggcaaatcatgcttgactaatctgttggagttttttgagggtgttacaaggatgttagacgagggtaagccagtggatgttgtatacctagattttcagaaggcattcgataaggtgccacataggagattggtgagtaaaatcagagctcatggcattgggggcagggtttcaacatggatagaaaactggttggcagatagaaagcaaagggtagcagtgaatgggtgtttctcggactggctggaggtgactagtggggtaccacagggctctgtattgggaccacagctctttacgatttatgtcaatgatttagatgagggcattgaaaactatatcagcaagtttgctgacgatactaaactgggtggcagtgtgacatgcgaagaggatgttaggagaatacagggagacttggataggctgggtgagtgggcagatacttggcagatgtcattcaatgcgaataaatgtgaagttatccactttggaagcaggaacaagagggcagagtatt of Hypanus sabinus isolate sHypSab1 chromosome 6, sHypSab1.hap1, whole genome shotgun sequence contains these proteins:
- the LOC132395244 gene encoding protein rapunzel-like, whose translation is MSETENALEVVKSTFEAAQAATALLESAEKLSSVLGALGPFVGVAAAILKLALGNVDSPEMAFMKEQFAAIRNQLDIISDKIAEVIQEIENSTMNNQYFAVEENIKNQFRKYMDILEAAPEFREKEKEEFLSHFNASKSDQNLHTLYDGVMGSTGIFAKSILDTAMSHSRRDRRLMESLCARLKELFCIGLIALMGHADLTGNDVKALGAEWNEKMANVEREMKSMVDRCITEFAEQAEMDVSKFLKEKNGKDNKEFSSYVLKELENKYDWMSWSVRVYNDIGGFDNHCVSGPNRFHFFRENGCNIVVSYSRDPQPIDKTHIEQLMDGKNDWGDARDVATFISDHLTGPHVVHAVRRLKGLWGSWSFPSGTHFWENYSGVTLCVHRA